Proteins from one Halopseudomonas pelagia genomic window:
- a CDS encoding patatin-like phospholipase family protein: MSQRVALVLGSGGARGYAHIGVIEEIERRGYKIDCIAGCSMGAVVGGIYAAGGLEAYREWVSGLAYLDVLRLLDVGFGNLGAIRGERVFGRIREIIGEVNIEDLPIPFTAVATDLTNQQEVWFQQGCLHQAMRASAAIPSLFSPVRQGGRVLVDGGLLNPLPIVPVVSAHCDLIMAVNLNATHCAGYTLPVIERPAPIRRQWDQWTDTLNVRNWLTRREIDEQGALSDQIALSADETPETPSAASEKLPQIDRHEPEPPTKVAEVPVGPASLLELVNLSFEAMQASLTQYKIAGYPPDVLIEVPKRLCRFFEFHKAPELIELGRMVASDTLDRHEGLKR; this comes from the coding sequence ATGTCCCAACGGGTTGCATTGGTATTGGGAAGTGGTGGCGCCAGAGGTTATGCGCATATTGGCGTGATCGAAGAAATCGAACGTCGGGGTTACAAGATTGACTGCATCGCCGGTTGCTCTATGGGTGCCGTGGTCGGCGGAATTTATGCGGCTGGCGGGCTAGAGGCCTACCGCGAATGGGTATCGGGATTGGCCTATCTGGATGTATTGCGTTTGTTGGATGTGGGCTTCGGCAATCTGGGTGCGATTCGCGGTGAGCGGGTTTTCGGGCGTATCCGCGAAATCATTGGCGAAGTGAATATCGAAGACCTGCCGATTCCCTTTACCGCAGTGGCCACTGATCTGACCAATCAACAGGAAGTCTGGTTTCAGCAGGGTTGCCTGCATCAGGCCATGCGCGCCTCGGCTGCGATACCCAGCCTGTTCTCGCCCGTGCGCCAGGGCGGCCGGGTGCTGGTCGACGGTGGGCTGCTGAACCCCTTGCCGATTGTGCCGGTGGTGTCGGCCCATTGTGATCTGATCATGGCAGTAAACCTGAACGCGACCCATTGTGCGGGCTATACCTTGCCGGTGATTGAGCGTCCAGCCCCTATCCGTCGTCAATGGGATCAATGGACCGACACTCTTAACGTGCGCAACTGGCTGACTCGTCGGGAAATAGACGAGCAGGGCGCATTGTCCGATCAAATAGCCTTGTCTGCGGATGAGACGCCAGAAACCCCTTCAGCGGCTTCCGAGAAGCTGCCGCAGATCGACCGTCATGAGCCGGAACCACCGACCAAAGTGGCTGAGGTCCCTGTGGGCCCTGCGAGCTTGCTGGAACTGGTGAACCTCTCCTTTGAAGCAATGCAGGCCTCGCTGACCCAATACAAGATTGCCGGCTACCCGCCCGACGTGTTGATAGAAGTGCCCAAGCGTCTTTGCCGCTTCTTCGAGTTTCACAAGGCGCCGGAACTGATCGAGTTGGGCCGAATGGTTGCCAGCGATACGCTTGATCGACATGAAGGGCTCAAGCGCTGA
- a CDS encoding DUF4892 domain-containing protein produces MPFFLPTLGFAGLLLCVLARPAAADELSERLVLSAFPGATLVDSSNEAAVDHAVVMGSIRRINNQLRAEREVRTTGELIRATYRIPDPHDRHEAFEHAKEQLLAQPGSMLFFCQGRECGSSSLWANQVLNNSTLYGPEDNQAYLVMQLDSEPQRFVSLYAITRGNRRVYLHVEQFTPEQPVAETLYPTPATMLKLLHAEGQLVIPANHAADPETAQAWVNLINRMLRSDTRLRISVNGDQAPAVTRQLVELGIRSQRLEVGEALPLGAILIIKL; encoded by the coding sequence ATGCCCTTTTTTCTACCCACCCTCGGTTTTGCTGGCCTTTTGCTTTGTGTGCTGGCCCGGCCCGCGGCCGCAGATGAACTGTCAGAGCGCCTTGTGCTGAGCGCCTTTCCTGGTGCAACGCTGGTGGATTCTTCCAACGAAGCGGCTGTCGACCATGCGGTGGTGATGGGCAGTATTCGGCGCATCAACAATCAGCTACGCGCGGAGCGTGAAGTAAGAACCACGGGCGAGCTGATCCGTGCCACCTATCGGATACCCGACCCACATGATCGCCATGAAGCATTTGAACATGCCAAGGAGCAATTGTTGGCTCAGCCAGGCAGCATGCTGTTTTTCTGCCAGGGCCGGGAGTGTGGCAGTAGCAGCTTGTGGGCGAATCAGGTGTTGAACAATTCGACCTTGTATGGCCCGGAAGATAACCAGGCCTATCTGGTCATGCAGTTGGATAGCGAACCACAACGATTTGTCAGCTTGTATGCGATTACCCGCGGCAATCGGCGGGTATATCTGCATGTCGAACAGTTCACTCCTGAACAGCCGGTGGCTGAAACGCTCTACCCCACGCCGGCTACCATGCTCAAATTGTTGCATGCGGAGGGCCAACTGGTGATTCCGGCAAACCATGCCGCGGATCCGGAAACAGCGCAGGCCTGGGTCAATCTGATCAACCGCATGCTGCGTTCCGATACCCGTCTGCGGATATCGGTCAACGGTGATCAGGCGCCTGCGGTAACCCGGCAACTGGTGGAGCTGGGAATACGTAGCCAGCGCCTGGAAGTGGGCGAAGCACTTCCCTTAGGCGCCATTTTGATCATCAAGCTCTGA
- a CDS encoding DUF4389 domain-containing protein, with protein MSKLNQSVGSADFWLRLLYTLLLALAWQVTELLLIAVVILQIGYRVFTAKADPRLAEFGSSLSAYAAQIGRYVTGASEQKPWPFMEWPTDNTAAPVSEAPAEKI; from the coding sequence ATGAGTAAACTGAATCAATCCGTCGGCTCGGCCGATTTCTGGCTGCGCCTGCTCTATACCTTGCTCTTGGCGCTCGCCTGGCAGGTTACGGAGTTGCTGTTGATAGCGGTAGTGATACTCCAGATCGGCTACCGAGTGTTCACTGCCAAGGCTGACCCCAGGTTGGCTGAGTTCGGCAGTAGCTTGTCGGCGTACGCCGCGCAGATCGGCCGCTACGTTACCGGCGCGTCGGAGCAGAAACCCTGGCCGTTCATGGAATGGCCAACGGACAACACGGCGGCACCTGTCTCTGAAGCGCCCGCCGAGAAAATATGA
- the selD gene encoding selenide, water dikinase SelD: MSKDIRLTEYSHGAGCGCKISPKVLDEILAVGQPGPDFPQLWVGNASRDDAAVFGLDAEQGIVSTTDFFMPIVDDAFDFGRIAATNAISDIYAMGGSPMMAIAILGWPINLLPAELAGQVIAGARSVCTAAGMPLAGGHSIDAPEPIFGLAVTGQLKRSHLKRNDSARPGARLFLTKPLGIGILTTAEKQKKLRPEDAGVARDLMCQLNSVGARFATLEGVQAMTDVTGFGLLGHLVEMAEGSGVKARIEERLVPRLASADYYLGQGCVPGGSGRNFDSYGAKVADMPQAWRNLLCDPQTSGGLLVAVDPQAEAEFLAMAAAEGYQLQAIGECLAADAGPCVEVV; encoded by the coding sequence ATGAGTAAAGATATACGTCTGACCGAGTACAGCCATGGTGCCGGTTGTGGCTGCAAGATTTCGCCAAAGGTGCTTGATGAAATTCTCGCTGTCGGTCAGCCAGGTCCCGATTTTCCGCAGTTGTGGGTGGGTAATGCGAGTCGTGACGATGCGGCGGTTTTTGGTCTGGATGCCGAGCAGGGCATTGTCAGCACAACTGATTTCTTTATGCCGATTGTTGATGATGCTTTCGATTTTGGCAGAATCGCCGCGACCAATGCGATCAGTGATATCTATGCCATGGGCGGCAGCCCGATGATGGCCATCGCGATTCTCGGCTGGCCAATCAATCTGCTGCCGGCCGAGCTGGCTGGTCAGGTCATTGCCGGAGCGCGCTCGGTGTGCACTGCCGCCGGCATGCCGCTGGCTGGCGGGCACTCGATTGACGCGCCCGAGCCGATATTTGGCCTTGCAGTGACCGGCCAACTGAAACGCAGCCACCTCAAACGCAACGATAGCGCACGACCTGGTGCTCGGCTGTTTCTGACCAAGCCCTTGGGTATAGGCATCCTTACCACCGCGGAGAAGCAGAAAAAACTGCGCCCGGAAGACGCCGGCGTGGCACGCGATCTGATGTGCCAGTTGAACAGTGTCGGGGCGCGCTTTGCGACGCTTGAGGGCGTGCAGGCGATGACCGACGTTACCGGTTTCGGTCTGCTCGGCCATCTGGTGGAGATGGCCGAGGGTTCCGGAGTCAAGGCGCGGATCGAAGAACGCCTGGTGCCACGTTTGGCCAGTGCCGACTATTACCTTGGCCAGGGCTGTGTGCCGGGCGGCTCGGGGCGCAATTTCGATAGTTACGGTGCCAAGGTCGCGGACATGCCGCAGGCATGGCGCAACCTGCTCTGTGACCCGCAAACCAGTGGCGGACTCCTGGTGGCGGTAGATCCTCAGGCGGAAGCGGAGTTTCTGGCCATGGCCGCCGCAGAGGGCTATCAACTGCAGGCGATTGGCGAATGTTTGGCGGCGGACGCGGGTCCCTGCGTCGAGGTCGTTTGA
- a CDS encoding penicillin acylase family protein, translated as MINTRVLISLKWAFAVLLLVAVLGTLGAWALYNAEPQRDGQLDLPGLQKPVSVFYDAWGVPHIDARNDHDGYLALGYLHAQDRLFQMDMLRRIGAGRLSELYGQDTFETDRFFRSLGIGRFARQYAERLEQQSEEPHVKLIQAYQAGINYYIESGKTPLEYRLLLTQPDYFDAADIAHVMGYMAYSFAEAFKTDALMDNIRGNLGERHARDLVPSWPDSMPPRRAVDSGVTGLLDPLLKQIVKAEQQVPAGQFLGSNAWTVNGKRSLSGSPLLANDPHIGYSAPAVWFEAHLRTPEHEVYGHFLAGIPFPLLGQTRRHAWGLTMLMNDEVDFYRERVNPDNPDQVRAGDSGWQDLTIHEEVIKVRGQEDRLLRMRSSRHGPIINDPAPGVALDAETAARPPVSLFWSFLNTDNDAAQSFYGLARAKSMDEFEQAAALHSSPGLNLIYADVEDNIAMWAIGRLKRWPNSNNSYSLLSGSSGRDDFLGYQPFSANPRIINPSSGHIFSANNPYTEAGRRRIMPGYYAPSERAERLAELLNNEEQFDLSQFKDMQLDTRKPQALAMLDDALPLLDHQLLSKDLRAPAARAAEILSEWNGTFTREQVGATLFQRWQDHLMQALFADELGEQFDVFRNTDLAEKSLYSLYWKASSPWWDNRLQPIMDGRQAAIEQAWVKTIESLTDELGIEPDSWSWSRVTRLQHEHALSERLPVGRFFDSRVAAVDGGPESLNSMTFDTGVGSYQIKAGPSTRRLIDLADLDRSLGINPMGQSGNPLDPHYRDQNELFNQGRYRSQLFDWQAIQALPDQITLRPR; from the coding sequence GTGATCAATACCCGTGTGCTGATTTCTTTGAAGTGGGCTTTTGCTGTGTTGCTGCTGGTGGCTGTGCTGGGTACATTGGGAGCCTGGGCCCTCTATAACGCAGAACCACAACGTGATGGGCAGCTCGATCTGCCAGGGCTGCAAAAGCCCGTTTCAGTCTTCTACGACGCCTGGGGCGTACCACATATTGACGCGCGCAATGATCACGACGGCTACCTCGCGCTGGGTTATCTGCATGCCCAGGACCGGCTATTCCAGATGGACATGCTGCGGCGCATAGGCGCCGGGCGCCTGTCCGAACTCTATGGCCAGGATACCTTTGAAACCGACCGGTTTTTTCGCTCTCTGGGCATAGGCCGCTTTGCTCGGCAATATGCCGAACGGCTGGAACAGCAATCCGAAGAGCCGCACGTCAAACTGATCCAAGCTTATCAAGCCGGTATCAACTACTACATAGAGAGCGGAAAAACACCCCTGGAATACCGCTTGCTGCTGACTCAACCTGACTATTTTGATGCCGCCGACATCGCGCATGTCATGGGCTATATGGCCTATTCCTTTGCCGAGGCGTTCAAGACCGATGCGCTAATGGATAACATAAGGGGCAATCTCGGCGAGCGCCACGCCCGCGATCTGGTCCCCAGCTGGCCGGATAGCATGCCGCCGCGCAGGGCCGTAGACAGCGGAGTAACCGGCCTGCTCGACCCGTTGCTGAAGCAGATCGTCAAAGCCGAGCAGCAAGTGCCTGCAGGGCAGTTTCTCGGCAGCAACGCCTGGACGGTCAATGGCAAGCGTAGCCTGAGCGGTTCGCCGCTGTTGGCCAACGATCCGCATATAGGTTACTCCGCGCCTGCGGTGTGGTTTGAAGCGCACCTGCGTACCCCTGAACACGAAGTCTACGGCCATTTTCTTGCCGGCATCCCCTTCCCTTTGCTGGGCCAGACGCGTCGGCACGCCTGGGGGCTGACGATGCTGATGAATGACGAAGTGGATTTCTACCGCGAGCGGGTCAACCCTGACAATCCCGATCAAGTACGCGCGGGCGACAGCGGCTGGCAGGATCTGACCATCCATGAAGAAGTTATCAAGGTTCGCGGGCAAGAAGATCGCCTGCTGCGCATGCGCAGTTCGCGGCATGGACCGATCATCAACGATCCAGCACCGGGGGTCGCATTGGACGCTGAAACCGCAGCGCGGCCGCCGGTCAGCCTGTTCTGGAGTTTCCTCAACACCGACAATGACGCCGCGCAGTCGTTTTATGGACTGGCCCGCGCCAAGAGCATGGATGAGTTTGAACAGGCTGCAGCGCTCCACAGCTCTCCCGGGCTCAACCTGATTTATGCCGACGTCGAAGACAATATCGCCATGTGGGCGATCGGCCGGCTCAAGCGCTGGCCTAACAGCAACAACAGCTACTCGCTGCTCAGCGGTTCCAGTGGCCGGGACGATTTTCTCGGCTATCAACCGTTCAGCGCCAATCCGCGCATTATCAACCCTTCTTCAGGGCATATTTTCAGTGCCAACAATCCCTATACCGAAGCCGGCCGACGACGCATCATGCCGGGCTATTACGCCCCCAGCGAGCGCGCCGAACGTCTGGCAGAGTTGTTGAACAACGAAGAGCAGTTCGACCTGTCGCAGTTCAAGGACATGCAGCTGGATACGCGCAAGCCGCAGGCATTGGCGATGCTGGATGATGCGCTGCCCTTGCTGGATCATCAGTTGTTAAGCAAGGACCTGCGTGCACCGGCGGCCCGAGCGGCGGAGATACTCAGCGAATGGAATGGCACCTTCACCCGTGAGCAGGTTGGCGCAACGCTGTTTCAGCGCTGGCAGGACCATCTGATGCAAGCGCTGTTTGCCGATGAACTGGGCGAGCAGTTTGACGTTTTCCGCAATACTGATCTGGCCGAAAAAAGCCTGTACAGCCTGTACTGGAAGGCCTCCTCGCCCTGGTGGGATAACCGACTCCAACCAATTATGGACGGTCGCCAAGCGGCCATTGAACAAGCCTGGGTTAAGACAATCGAGTCGCTGACAGACGAGCTGGGCATCGAGCCAGACAGCTGGAGCTGGAGCCGAGTTACCCGCCTGCAGCATGAACATGCGTTGAGCGAGCGCCTGCCGGTGGGGCGGTTTTTCGACAGCCGGGTTGCCGCCGTTGACGGCGGGCCAGAAAGCCTTAACAGCATGACCTTCGATACAGGTGTGGGGAGCTACCAGATCAAAGCGGGGCCTTCGACCCGCCGCCTGATTGATCTGGCGGACCTGGATCGCAGTTTGGGCATCAATCCGATGGGCCAGTCTGGCAATCCGTTAGACCCGCATTATCGTGACCAGAACGAGCTATTCAATCAGGGGCGGTATCGCAGTCAGCTGTTCGACTGGCAGGCGATCCAGGCTTTGCCGGATCAGATCACTCTACGGCCGCGATGA
- a CDS encoding alpha/beta fold hydrolase, with amino-acid sequence MSVSSHEVRFSLPSLEVAAKVWGNPDGLPVIGLHGWLDNAATFDRIAPLLNDVHLVALDLPGHGLSGHMPAAGYSLWQQAATVLQVAENLGWKRFALLGHSMGAIISGVLAGSLPERIMGACLIDGLLPFTSEAEDAPKQMARFFAASLALESKRKPVYDSVDNAIQARAKGSNTDISHEAVKILVERGLMPDNGGWTWRTDPQLMLPSPMRFTSNHAVAFIEAITSPTCLVLANQGVMHKHPQVLDRIERFQNIELHQLDGGHHLHLEEPAAEVATIFDSFFRKLT; translated from the coding sequence ATGAGCGTGAGTAGTCACGAAGTTCGATTTTCCCTGCCGTCACTAGAGGTTGCTGCCAAGGTCTGGGGTAACCCTGACGGCTTGCCAGTGATCGGTTTGCATGGATGGCTGGATAACGCTGCCACCTTTGACCGGATCGCGCCGTTGCTGAATGATGTACATCTGGTAGCGCTCGACCTACCGGGTCACGGGTTGTCCGGGCACATGCCGGCGGCGGGCTACAGCCTGTGGCAGCAAGCCGCGACCGTGTTGCAGGTGGCCGAGAATCTGGGCTGGAAACGCTTTGCGCTGCTTGGCCATTCCATGGGCGCGATTATCAGTGGGGTGCTGGCCGGCAGCCTGCCTGAGCGGATCATGGGTGCCTGCCTGATCGATGGCCTGCTGCCATTTACCTCCGAAGCCGAGGATGCACCCAAACAGATGGCGCGTTTCTTCGCTGCCAGCCTGGCACTGGAGAGCAAGCGCAAACCGGTTTACGACAGTGTCGACAACGCCATTCAAGCGCGGGCCAAGGGCAGTAATACGGATATCAGCCATGAGGCGGTGAAGATACTTGTGGAGCGCGGGTTGATGCCGGACAACGGCGGCTGGACCTGGCGCACCGATCCGCAGCTCATGCTGCCTTCACCCATGCGCTTCACCAGCAACCATGCTGTGGCGTTTATTGAGGCCATCACCTCGCCGACCTGCCTGGTACTGGCCAACCAGGGCGTAATGCATAAACACCCTCAAGTGCTGGACCGTATCGAACGCTTTCAGAATATCGAGTTGCATCAATTGGACGGGGGGCATCACCTGCATCTTGAGGAACCAGCTGCGGAAGTCGCAACGATATTTGACAGTTTTTTCAGAAAGCTGACTTGA
- a CDS encoding NAD(P)H-dependent glycerol-3-phosphate dehydrogenase — protein MTDYKTPVCILGGGSFGTTLAGLMAAEGVPVTLWLRDEKVAEEINRLHENRRYMPGFKLDPRLTVSTDMQMAVANAELVFLAIPSSAFRSVLKDIGPALAGKGVISTTKGIEQPGFLMMSDIAAEEAPEARVAVLSGPNLAKEMAAGELTATVVASDDQALCAQVQGVLGSKRLRVYASQDRYGVELGGALKNVYAIISGMAAAMGMGENTRSMLITRSLAEMSRFAVHMGANPLTFLGLAGVGDLIVTCMSPLSRNYQVGFALGQGKTLEEAVAQLGQVAEGVNTLRVLRQKSEEEGVYMPLVAGLHAILFEQQPLAAVISRLMSAEQKHDVEFAAFMSTTAVQEKP, from the coding sequence ATGACCGATTACAAGACGCCTGTCTGCATACTGGGTGGCGGTAGTTTCGGCACGACGCTGGCAGGACTGATGGCTGCAGAAGGTGTACCTGTCACCCTGTGGCTGCGGGATGAAAAGGTAGCCGAGGAAATCAACCGACTGCACGAGAATCGTCGCTACATGCCGGGTTTCAAGCTTGATCCGCGGCTGACGGTGAGCACTGATATGCAAATGGCAGTGGCTAATGCCGAACTGGTGTTTCTAGCCATTCCCAGCAGCGCTTTTCGCTCGGTGCTCAAGGACATCGGACCGGCTCTGGCCGGCAAGGGCGTGATCAGTACCACCAAGGGTATCGAACAGCCAGGCTTCCTGATGATGAGCGATATCGCCGCTGAAGAAGCGCCAGAGGCCCGCGTTGCTGTGCTCTCCGGTCCCAATCTGGCCAAGGAGATGGCGGCCGGTGAGTTGACCGCCACTGTGGTAGCGAGCGATGACCAGGCGCTCTGTGCCCAGGTGCAGGGCGTGCTGGGCAGCAAGCGCTTGCGCGTGTACGCCAGTCAGGATCGATACGGCGTAGAGCTGGGCGGCGCATTGAAAAACGTCTATGCGATCATTTCCGGCATGGCAGCCGCGATGGGTATGGGCGAGAACACCCGGAGCATGTTGATTACCCGTTCGTTGGCGGAAATGAGTCGCTTCGCCGTGCATATGGGTGCCAATCCGCTGACCTTCCTGGGCCTGGCCGGTGTGGGCGATCTGATTGTGACCTGTATGTCGCCGTTGTCGCGTAATTACCAGGTGGGATTTGCGCTGGGGCAGGGTAAAACACTGGAGGAGGCGGTTGCCCAGTTGGGGCAAGTGGCCGAAGGCGTTAATACGTTGCGAGTACTGCGGCAGAAGTCCGAGGAAGAGGGTGTTTACATGCCGCTGGTAGCGGGCTTGCATGCAATCCTGTTCGAACAGCAGCCGCTGGCGGCGGTTATCAGTCGCCTGATGAGCGCTGAACAGAAGCACGATGTGGAGTTTGCCGCATTCATGTCCACTACAGCGGTGCAGGAGAAACCTTGA
- the sixA gene encoding phosphohistidine phosphatase SixA: MKIWILRHGQAEGLAPSDELRALTDEGREEVQVMAAQLAGQSLDAVLASPYLRAQQTAQIVQQQTQLRRGVATVAWLTPDDDPRRVLDFLAERAEQNLLLVSHQPLVSQLISLLVEGNRAGHYPMPTAGLACIELDLPAAGLGQLRLLTSPADLLN, from the coding sequence ATGAAGATCTGGATTCTGCGCCATGGTCAGGCGGAAGGGTTGGCGCCCAGCGATGAGTTGCGAGCATTGACCGACGAAGGTCGTGAAGAGGTGCAGGTGATGGCGGCGCAATTGGCCGGCCAATCCCTGGATGCCGTTCTGGCCAGCCCTTACCTGCGCGCCCAGCAAACAGCTCAGATTGTGCAGCAGCAGACACAACTGCGCCGTGGCGTGGCCACAGTGGCTTGGCTGACTCCGGATGATGACCCGCGCCGGGTGCTGGATTTCCTTGCTGAGCGCGCGGAACAGAACTTGTTGCTGGTTAGCCACCAACCCTTGGTCAGCCAGTTGATCAGCCTGCTGGTCGAGGGTAATCGGGCAGGGCACTACCCAATGCCAACCGCCGGACTGGCGTGCATCGAACTGGACCTCCCCGCTGCCGGTCTGGGTCAACTGCGGCTCCTGACCAGCCCGGCCGATCTGCTTAACTGA
- a CDS encoding hotdog fold thioesterase, which produces MAAIWHQKVDLEELNKPGEHINSLLDIRFEDVGDDWITASMPVDARTHQPYGILHGGASVVLAESLGSTASYLCIDNSTSYCVGLEVNANHLKAVRSGRVTALAKPIHLGRTTHVWDIRLHNAADQLTCIARLTMAVVPVR; this is translated from the coding sequence ATGGCTGCTATCTGGCACCAGAAAGTCGATCTTGAAGAACTCAACAAGCCGGGCGAGCATATCAACTCGCTGCTCGATATCCGCTTTGAGGACGTGGGTGATGATTGGATCACCGCCAGTATGCCAGTGGACGCACGCACCCATCAGCCCTACGGCATATTGCATGGGGGTGCCTCGGTGGTGTTGGCAGAGTCGCTCGGCAGTACCGCATCCTATCTGTGCATCGACAACAGCACATCGTATTGCGTGGGTCTGGAAGTCAATGCCAATCATCTCAAGGCGGTACGCAGTGGCCGTGTGACAGCCCTGGCCAAGCCGATCCATCTGGGGCGTACCACTCACGTATGGGACATTCGGCTGCACAATGCTGCGGACCAACTGACCTGTATTGCTCGGTTGACGATGGCTGTGGTGCCGGTCAGATAA
- a CDS encoding AMP-binding protein, translated as MGDQVRLTVSSALEAFYQREAKHPEKIYLVQPLPDGQVEEISWGQAGEQARRVAAYLRSLDFPERSHIALVSKNCAHWIIADLAIWMAGHVSVPLYPNLTADSARQILEHSEARAVFIGKLDDWQSMRPGMPPNLPMLGLPLAPEDPQLLGWQSLLQANEPMQGEPLPDPEQLATIIYTSGTTGMPKGVMLSFASMYFSANNCLRLFNISDADRLMSYLPLCHVAERQFVEVASLLAGETVFFADTLASFQRDMQRARPTVFFGVPRIWVKFHMGVISKIPAALLDKLLKIPVIGRVMARKVLTGLGLDQIRYAVCGAAPVADTTLAWYRRLGLSIAEVYGMTENCGYSHLGRPSRVKPGWIGLPNPGVESRLSPEGELQVRSNATMLGYFKEPEKTAETLTEDGFLRTGDVGEIDNEGFLRLTGRIKDIFKTSKGKYVAPAPIENLLAAHSRVEQVCVVGNNLGQPLALVQLSEAGQQEAQGSREQLSKDFSELLDNVNAKVERHEQLSCLVIVEDDWTIENGFMTPTLKIKRNVVEATYQDQFELWSVSGHRVLWQGQ; from the coding sequence ATGGGAGATCAGGTCAGGCTGACCGTGTCATCTGCGCTGGAAGCCTTCTACCAGCGAGAGGCAAAGCATCCGGAGAAAATCTATCTGGTCCAGCCCTTGCCCGACGGGCAGGTCGAAGAGATCAGTTGGGGGCAGGCTGGTGAGCAGGCTCGACGGGTGGCGGCTTACCTGCGCAGCCTGGATTTTCCCGAGCGCAGTCATATCGCCCTGGTCTCGAAGAACTGCGCGCACTGGATAATCGCTGACCTGGCGATCTGGATGGCAGGGCATGTCTCCGTTCCGCTGTACCCGAACCTGACCGCCGACTCGGCGCGCCAGATTCTTGAACACTCGGAAGCGCGAGCGGTGTTCATCGGGAAGCTCGATGATTGGCAAAGCATGCGTCCTGGCATGCCGCCAAACTTGCCCATGCTCGGGTTGCCGCTGGCGCCAGAAGACCCGCAGTTGCTCGGTTGGCAGTCTTTGCTGCAAGCCAATGAGCCCATGCAAGGCGAGCCGCTACCTGATCCAGAGCAACTGGCAACGATCATCTATACCTCCGGCACTACCGGGATGCCCAAGGGCGTCATGCTCAGTTTCGCCAGCATGTATTTTTCTGCTAACAACTGCCTGCGTTTGTTCAATATCAGCGACGCCGACCGGTTGATGTCCTATCTCCCGCTATGTCACGTTGCCGAACGCCAGTTTGTCGAGGTGGCTTCGCTGTTGGCGGGGGAGACCGTGTTTTTCGCCGATACCCTGGCGAGCTTCCAGCGTGATATGCAGCGCGCTCGACCCACGGTGTTTTTTGGCGTGCCGCGTATCTGGGTCAAATTCCATATGGGGGTTATCAGTAAAATTCCCGCAGCTTTGTTGGATAAGCTGTTGAAAATACCGGTAATTGGTCGAGTGATGGCGCGTAAGGTGCTGACTGGTTTGGGGCTTGATCAGATTCGTTATGCGGTATGCGGTGCCGCGCCAGTGGCCGACACCACGCTGGCCTGGTACAGGCGTCTTGGCTTGAGCATCGCCGAGGTGTACGGCATGACCGAGAACTGTGGTTACTCGCACCTGGGGCGGCCCAGCCGGGTCAAGCCAGGTTGGATCGGGTTGCCCAATCCTGGCGTGGAAAGTCGTCTTTCGCCAGAAGGCGAGCTGCAGGTACGTAGCAATGCAACCATGCTGGGCTATTTTAAAGAGCCGGAGAAAACCGCAGAAACGCTTACCGAAGACGGTTTCCTGCGCACCGGTGACGTAGGCGAGATCGATAACGAAGGCTTTCTTCGCCTGACCGGGCGTATCAAGGATATTTTCAAGACTTCCAAAGGCAAGTATGTGGCGCCGGCGCCGATCGAAAACTTGCTCGCTGCGCACAGTCGCGTAGAGCAGGTCTGTGTGGTCGGGAATAACCTCGGTCAACCCTTGGCGTTGGTGCAACTGTCAGAGGCTGGTCAGCAGGAAGCGCAAGGCAGTCGTGAACAGCTTTCTAAAGATTTCAGCGAGTTACTGGATAATGTTAATGCGAAAGTCGAGCGTCATGAGCAGCTCAGTTGCCTGGTGATCGTGGAAGATGATTGGACAATCGAGAATGGTTTTATGACGCCGACCCTGAAGATCAAGCGCAATGTCGTGGAAGCGACCTACCAGGACCAGTTCGAATTATGGTCGGTGAGTGGGCACCGGGTGCTCTGGCAAGGCCAGTAA